In the genome of Bremerella sp. P1, the window CTTCTCGGCCGAGATAGTTGCCGCTTCCGTCATAGGCGTCGTACAGATCCAGGTAGCCAGAGCTCTTCCATTCCGGCTTGTAGATGCCGAATTGCATATTCGGTTCACGAACGCAGTTGTAGCCTAGCGGACCGTCGTACCGATAAACGGACTCGTCATTGCACCAGATTTCGAGGAAACCATCGCCATCCTGGTTGTAGTTCCACTTCCAGTGCAAGACAAAGTCATGCCATTGGCCACGTTTCATGGGAACCATGGAAGCGTACGACCGATTGGCTCGCATTGTGGCGATCCCCTCTTCTAATGTTTCGGGGACCACGTCGTCCCAAGTGTGCTGAATCGCGAACTGTCCCTTGTCCGTGCGAATGCACATCGATGGACTTGAGTGCAGGTTGGTACCACCGTTTCCACCACCGTGCCATTGAAAGTTCAGGCTATTGATTCGTGGCGCTGGGTCGGGAAAGTCCTCTGGCACGTAGATGCTGATCCCCATCCAGCGTTCAATCCCCTCAGGGGTTTTAGGGGCATAGTAAATCTTGGGAACGACTTCGCTGCGATAGTTCGAAGGGTAGGCTTCGTTGCGGGGTACATATGTCCGCATTGCGTAGTTACCTTTACGACGGATTTGACGATAGGGTGCCGTGATGAAGTCGGTGACGCCATCGTTATAGCCGTAAATGTAAGCACCGGATGGATCATCAGAGTCAACGAGGTTGTTGCCGAAACCATCATTCCCCCAAGCGCTCAAGACGAAGTGCGTGTAGTCCCCGTTGTATGCTGGATTCGTTGGATTGGTATAGGGGTATTGGTAATTGATGAAGGTGCCGTCTTCCCAGTCTTGAACGAATTTAAGCGCCGCCTTGTTCCGCCTTGGTGCGGTGGTGAACGGCAGACGTGGAGTGCCTGGCACGACATCTTGATACAGGGCCGTCTCGTCTCCCACGCTGTAGTCGTCGAAGAGCAACTCTAGTTCCGTGATTGGCGGATCCACGATCGCTGTGCCGTTGGGTTCTCCGTTTTGGTCGTACAGTTGAACCTCATCCTCGAATTGGGGATGACTCCAGGGCTCTCGATTGCAGCCGAAGACGAACCAGGGAGCTGTACTGAAGTTATAACCGAGCGGACCTTCGTAGAAGTAGACGGAGATGTCGTTATGCCAAATCTCCAGGAATCCGTCGCCACCGGAGTTGTAGTTCCATTTCACATGGAGGACAAAGTCGTTCCATTGGCCAGGAATGACCGGTACCAGTTCGGCGTTGCTTCGGTTTTCTGCCTGAAGCTGATAACCTTCCGCACTGCTGGCCGGGATCGTATCGTCCCAGGAATGGCTGATATGAAAGGAGCCATTTTGGGTTATCAGCTCCATGGGGCCCTTTTGGTGATCAATATCTCCATTTCCCAACCAACTGGCGACAAGGGTCTCGGTGGTGGTCGCTTGCCAGTTAGCCGGCACGTATACGCTGAAGGCGATCCAGCGTTCCAAACCGTCGATTGGCAAGACCTCCACATCCCGCGTCTCGGCCAGTTCACTTCGGTAGGAACTTCCCTGACGGGGAACATAACTACTGACGCTGTATTGTCCTGATCGCGAGATCGTATCGGTCACCAAAATGCGGTACTTGTAACCCGTCATCAGGTTTTCATTACCTGGGGCGCCAGCGTCTCCGATTGAGCGATTATCGACATAGAGATTGAAGGACGTATAGTCGAGGTCCCCATTGGGGATCGGCTCGACCAGGGTGCCATTCTCAAACCCGGTGGAATAGAGAATAGCCGCCTGATTGCGGGTAACGGTTTGGGCACCCACTGCCGTAACCAGGCAATGCAAGCATGAGAGTGCCAGAAAAACACGATACAACATCGAATTTTGCTCCAAGAAAGAGATCAGAGAATAGAGATGAGAGAAACGCGGTTCAAGAGTCCATTTTCGCTGGGGACTCTTGAATGAAAGAGATACAAAGAAGAGGACATGCAGGACTGACGTTCCCGTTTTGAGTTGATCCAAGTCATGCGTCACCCTGGAGCAATGCTCCACGTAAGACATCCTTTAGTTCTATTCTCCGACTGCGAACAAAAAGTGTCACAAAATAAGCGTCAGAAAATTAGTTCATCTCCTGACGTTTATAGAAGGACGGCGGAAACGACTGGGGCAAGCCCTGGCTAGTAATGTTCTGCTCCAAAAGAACAACCGAAGTTTTAGCCAACCAAAGGCATGCTGCCGTTGCCCTATCAGATATTCACTACTTCCCTCGGAGATCATCATGCCTTCGGGCGATACCTTGGACAGTAAATCTGCCTCGCAACTTGAGTCAAAGAATGCCGAATCAGATGCCAGGGGCATTCCTTGTTGAGGCACGTGTCATAGATAGCCAAGCCAAGAGAATTCTGTACAAGACAACACCGTACACCGTTGCCCTCCACGCGTTGCTAACGCCCATGTACAGCCTCTAGTCGCGACGACTGTACCTTTTTCGAGATGGCAATTTGGCTCGGGCAATTGTTCCCACAGAACAATTCACCGATAAGCGTCAGGTAATCTTTTCGATCAGAGGTTGTGGAACAAGAGTTTCGAACGATAGATTTCCAGTGTTCATGTTTCGTCATGCATTTCCATCTCGCGCCTTTCCGTAGCGAGGATTTCCAATGCTTCAGCATCGGTAACCGTTCGAGCGGGAGTGCTGAGACTTACCGCGACACCGGCGACGGTAGCGCAAATCAGCGATGGGATAATAGGGCCCCCCCAAAACGCTCCTAGCGAATCGCTATATTTAAACAGCACCGTGCACCCCCCCCCTCCCAGAATTGCCGCAATTCCTCCCTGCCATGTGGCTCGAGGCCAGTATTTGCCCATTAAAGTGCAAACCACCAAGCCGCTCATGACGAATGAAATCATGTCTTTGATGTATCGAATGATATCTTCCGCGGGCAAAGTAACTGCGAACGCTACAATCATGATCCCCAATAGCCCCCAGCGAGAATTACGAACCATTTGACGACTATCGGGTCTCTTTCCGGTAAACATTTCGTAGACATCACGAAAGAGGATCGCAACCGCTGCAATGGCATCGGAACTAGCTGAAGACATCGTTGCGCTGAGCCCAGCAATGAGAACTACCATGCCGATAGTGGCTGGCATAAGGTCGTTCGCCATGTGCAAAAACGCGTGGTCATTGTTCTCAAGATTCGGATTTATCTGAAAGACGCATATTCCGATCAGCGCGGGAAGAAAGCAGAACATTAGATACAGGACACCGCTCAGATAGAAGCTTTTTCTTACCGTTTCCGGGCCATCCGCCGAGTAAATTCTTTGTCGATAGGAAGGCGTTCCCAGAATTCCAACCAGAATTGCAACAGCCAGTGATATCGATGGCAACAGCTGTTCGCCACGCAGGAAGTCAAGGCTACCATTGGTCAAGTTACTGACATTAGCTGGCCCACCAACTTGGTAAACCGCGAACACAACCATGGCAATAAATCCGATGAACAGAATGATCGCCTGAATCGTGTCTGTCCAGACAACGGCCACGTAGCCCCCGATGATAACGTAGGTCCCGAACCCAAGGGCAAGAATGGCCTTGGCTACCACGGGGTCAATTTTTCCCACGTATTCCAGATAATAACTACCTCCCAGGATATGAGCCCCCAGCCAACCAATCGATGCCAGCAGCATAGAAATGGCGACTAGCCCTTTTATCCAACGATTCGCTCCGTAATAGAACGAGAGCTCTTCCGACATAGTCATGAAGTTGTACTTGCGAACATCAGCAAACAACTTTCCCAGCAATAACATTCCCAGCCCACCGCCAACTCCGAACATAGCACCACGCCAGCCGTTGGCATATCCTTGCCCAACTGCTCCTATGCTTGATCCTGTTCCGACCATGGTCGCAACCGTCGAACCCAAAACAAGAATTAGGGGAATCGAACGATTTCCCAGCAGAAAGTCTTCGCCTGAATTCTGCCGGCGTGAAATCCAGACGCTCAGCCCAATCATCCCCAAGATGTAGAGCAGGAAAACAGAAAGGAATAGTGTCGGACTCATGATGACCTTCGGTAACAGATACAGTCGATTTCAATTTTGCAGTCGACCATCATCATGGCCTGAACACACGCACGAGCCGGAGCATGCGTTCCTCCGAAATACTCAGCGTAGACTTTATTGAATGACCAGAAATCTCGGGGATCATCTAACCACACACCGCAGCGCACAATATCTTGCTTGCCATAGCCGGCTTCGCTAACAATCGCGAGCATATTCTCGATTGCTTTGTGGGTTTGAGGGATGATCCCCCCCTCGATAATCTCACCGTTTTCCATGGCGACTTGGCCAGAAACAAATAGCCATCCATCTGCTTCAACGGCACGGGCAAAGGGCAATACTTGGCCTCCTGCACCGATCTTCTTCTCGGTGCCATAACGAGTAATGCTCATAATCTGTTTCTTTCATAGCTAGAGAGAGAGTCAATTGGTCGAAGAAGAGTTTCGAATGTAGCGTCCGGCACGTTCTCCCGTCGTGTGTCCATGTCGAAAGGTGATCACCCCATTAACTAGGACATATTCAATCCCGATTGACTTCTGATTCGGCGATTCAAAAGTTGCTACGTCACGAATCTCAATAGGATCAAACACGACAATATCGGCAAAGTAACCTGACTTAAGCTCTCCCCGGTCACGCAAGTTGAATATCGAAGCAGGCAGCCCTGTCATCTTGTGAATCGCTCCGCGAAGTGGAAAGAGAGCTTCCTCGCGCGAGTATTTGCCCAGTACACGCGGGAACGTACCAAAGAGCCGCGGATGAGGATGAGGGTCACATGGCAACCCATCCGATCCAATCATTACTTTTTCGTGACCAAGAATGGCCCGCATGTCTTGTTCGTCGATGGAGAAATAGACGGCACCGGCAGGCATGAGCCTCTGGGCAGCTTCCCGCTGGGATACTCCCCATTCTTGGGCAATTTGCGCCAGTAGCTTCTGTACTTGCTCCGGATGCGGATCTGACCGTGTAATTAAGATATCGACTTGCTCGTCAACCTGATTCAAATCGAGATTGCTCGATCCTGCGTTGTAGGGATAGCAATCCATATAGAGGTGGTCGTGGTAATGACTCGATTCGATCGCGGCCAAAACTTCGCCGCTTCTACCCCAATTCTTTGGACCTGCGCACTTCAGGTGGGAAATAACAATCGGCAACTTGGCTTCTGAACCAATCGTTATAGACTCTTCTAAGGCCTCGAGAATTCCATCGAACTCATCTCGCATATGCGTCGCATAGATTCCCCCATACTTGGCAGCAACGCGAGCGAGTTGACTTACTTCGTCTGTCGTCGCAGCGAAGGCATTCTTATAAGCTAGGCCCGTACTCAAACCAATAGAGCCCTCCGCCATTGCCTTTTCTAATTCTTTTTGCATGGACGCCGTTTCACGTGTTGTCGCCGTGCGCGATAATTCCCCGACATGCTTGACTCTTAACGAAGTATGACCAACCAACGCAGCAGTATTGACTGCTGGCCGCGCTGCCTCGACCATTTCGGCATACTGTCGAAATGATTCGAAGACGAAATCGCTTTTTTCACCTAGCAGATTTAAGGGCTCGGGCGGATCCTTCGCGAGTTGAAGAGGTGCAGCGCTGATTCCACAGTTACCCACGATCACGGTGGTAACGCCCTGGCTCACCTTGGGAAAGCAGTCCGGCTTCACAAGGACGACAATATCATCGTGCGTATGGACATCGATAAAGCCTGGACAAACCACTTTGCCCGCCACATTGATCACCAGCTTCGCTACCGCATTTCGGAGATCACCAACGGCTGCTATGCGATCGCCCAGAATACCGACATCACCTTCGAATGAGGGTGAATTGGCACCATCGACAATCATCCCACCAGTTAGCAAAAGATCAAAAGTAGCATTCGCCATTGGTCAGTCACCTACGGGGAACCGCTTATCAGTGCCACGATGATCGTCCAGATTGTATTTGATGCGACGAATTAGTTCCCGACTGACTTCGGTGCGTAGATTTGCCAAAGTCAAGGCAATCGCATCAATAACTGCGAGAATCGCATACCGGGAAGCAGTCGGACGGAAGATACCCTCCGGCTCATCAATGTGGACATGCAAATGCAGGTCACTCTCTCTGGCTAGTGAGGAGTCGCCCCTTGTGATGCTCACCAGCGTAGCGCCGTACTGCTTCGCGACCAATGCGTTTTCATTGATTTCAGGGATTTCACCAGTCGTGGAAACAATTAAGACTACGTCGTTTTCGTTAAGTGTTGAGGCAATCATCCGCTGCATTGTGGTGTCATGAAAAACACGCACGTCGATTCCGAGACGAAACAACCGATACTCCACATCGGCAGACGCTACGGTTCCCCCACCGCCACCACCAAACACGACCAAACGCCGACATGTGTCGATAGCTTGAGCTACAGACTTCACGGTTTCAGCACACGTTTGATCTCTAACAACCTTTACAGCCTGGAAGATTCCATGGGCAACTTGCCCTATTGCTGTATCGTCGGATGAGTCGTTGAACCCCTCGATAAAGCGTTCGCCGATCGCAAAACTGCTAACCAAGGCGGTCTTAAGTTCGCGAACATTCTTACAGCCCACCCGTTTCGCAAAGCGAGAAATCGAGGCCTCACTGACCCCCGCACGCGCGGCCAACTCATTGATACTGGCTTTTCCAGCAAACCCGAGATCGCCCAAGATTACGTGCGCAACCTTCCTCTCCGAATCCCTAAGTTCGTGTTGGACCGCCTTTATCTTAGAAACAATATCTAGTGGGCGTTTGATTGACTCCACTCCCATTCTTATCGCTCAAAAAATACAGCAGCGAAACATCGCGGCAGATCTGCCGAGGCTGCACGAACAATCTTTAAGGCAGGGTCTTTAATCCCCGTAATAGTGCTGCTAGTTACGTCGTTTGTCACATATCTAACTTTTCTTCAGCGGCCGTTCTATGGAGGTTCAGCACGAAGACCGAAAGTGTAGGTAGTAGAAGAGAGTCGAAAAGTTTCCACTGATTCCGATGTGTCCTAAATGTCGGAGTCTTGGCTTTTCAACCACAACTCCCTCCTATCCTCGCAACTACCATGACAGGAATGCCAGCAAACCGAACGCCACCCAAACACCCGCTATGTTACAAAATAACATCGAAAATCAAAGGCAAAAACACCTCTCCAATTCACAAGACACCAAGACATGTTATAAAGTACCATGCCTTGATGCAAGAGTGGGATTTTGAATGAACTGCTTTCGCGATACGAGTCACTACAAAGGCTTCGCCAAGCAGTATCGACACGAACTAGCTCACCAGGAAGCGTTTGCATGACTGATATGTTTTCAAGCTGGACCGCGCTTAAGGGACTCGAAGAAATTCCGTCTCCTGGTCTGCTTGTCGATGATACAATCGTTCGCGCAAACATCGATCGTATGATTTCAATTGTCGGTGGCCAGGCACATGTTGAGCGACTTAGACCTCACGTCAAGACGCACAAGATGGGCGAAGTCATTAAGATACAAGTGGAACTAGGCATAAATAAGTTCAAGGCAGCAACACTGGCTGAGGCAGAAATGGCTGCCGAATTCGGTGCTATCGATGTACTGGTTGCACATCAGCCTGTCGGCCCAAAAATTGATCGATTAGCGAACATACGCTCACGTTATACCAGCACTAAATTCTCCGCTGTTGTTGATGACATAGCTGTAGTTCAGTCGCTCGCTGCCCACCTCGGTTCCGCGCCCGAGCCATTTCCTCTGTACATCGACGTCGATTGTGGCATGGGCCGCACAGGGATTCCATTTGGTGCGCCCTTGCAACTGCTACGCGAGGCGATAGAGAGCACTCGTGGAGTTACGTTCGCTGGGCTCCATGTTTATGACGGGCATCTGAGTTATTCGTCGCTACCAGAGCGTAAGCAAGGATGGCAGAGAATAGCCGACTTGATCGAACAGCACATTAGAACTTTCGGTGATACGAAGGTCGTTGGGGGCGGTTCACCTACGTTCGCGGCCTGGGCGTCCCATGAGACTTGGGAATGCAGCCCAGGTACTACTTTGTTGTGGGATATCGGTTATAGCCAGGCGTTTGAGGACCTGCCATTTAGGATTGCAGCGGCTTTAATCACGCGAGTGATCAGCAAGCCCGGAGTCAACAGACTTTGTCTTGATTTAGGACACAAGGCAGTTGCCGCGGAACGCCCACTGGAAAGTCGCGTGTTCTTTCCAGCATTGCCCAATGCAAAAGCGATTTCACAAAGTGAGGAACACCTATTGCTCGATGTGTCACAGTCATCAGAAATTGCAGTTGGTGACGTATTGCTCGGCTTTCCATTTCATATTTGTCCAACCATCGCACTGCATGCGCACGCGCATCTAGTAAAGAACAGCATCGCGACACAGAAGCGATGGCGCGTAACCGCAAGAGATAGATAGGATCGCAAACCATTTTTCGCGAACACCATCCCTGCTTAACCGTACAGATGTAATGGATCGAAGTGAAAAGAAGCTGCGGTGCAATGAGAGGTGTCTGCTTCCGGTGCAACTGAAAGAGGTACCCAGCGAGCTTTACATGCAATAAGTGGCAAAACGAGGCAAGGATCGCTCTGATGATCTACCTATCCGGTGCGAAACACTTGATTTTTCCGTCGTGGTCTTCCCTTCGCCTGGGAAGCTATGCTAATGCTGACTTTTGTTGCCCCTTTCTTCGTCAACGACAAACGTAAGCTCGTATCGTACGTTCTACCGAGCAGGGATCGTCTCCTTTCTGATGATCTTGCCATCCTATTTATCAGTCCACTCGGTTAAGATGAAAATCATATGCGGCCCGACCACAGCTCCATCGTGCCCTTGTATTGAATTCAAATGGAATCTGTCTTCAGCGTTTGTCACCCCAATTGATGGAAGGCCATTATTGGTGGAGTTTCCTATGGACAAGAACATTACCTTGGCATCGGCCATGGCGATTTCGCGCGAGAGAGGAACGTATCGCCCCCGGATTGCTCACTAGACCCCACTACGGCGAGAGTAACGACACCTATTCATTCGCAGCTTACAGGCGCAAAGGAACGCAATCCCCTAGCAGAAAAGTCATTGGGAGGATGTTGACTCGGCTGAAACATCAAGGTGAATGAGTGCCACCTTGGATGGATTATTCCGCTCTTGGGTGAAGAGCACAGGCTCATGATCTACTAGGCCTATGGAATAGTGAACGCCAAGATTGGTCAGCTCACCCAACAACTCCTGGTCACCTATTCGCTGGAAAATGAGCTGCGTTTTGCGAATTACTTTTTCTGAATTAACAATATGAGCAGTGGCGTCCCCCTGTTGCTCTGACTTGCCCTTTCGTCTTACTGTTTCACCCGTCAATTCTGAAGGACGCAACTTAGCCACCTCCCTTTGAAACCGGAAAGAGTTGGGAAGCATTGCAGTTCCAGCAAATATGAAACACATCACGATCGCAAGGTTTCTTACCCTCCTCTTATAGCGTCTTCGCTGTACGATAATGGGCATGGCATCCAAAAGCTGCGCTTCGATCTCAACTTTCCGCCTGTTTACATCCTCGGACAATCGTGGACCATCGCTTTTAGAAGTTGTCATGAAATGCTCTGTTTGCTCTTATCCTAAGTCGTTTAATTGCTCGCCGAATGCGACCGTCCACTGCACCCGTTGCCAAGCCAAGCCTTTCGCCAATACGTGCTAGAGACCAACCCATCCGATAGCGAAATGACACAATTTGACGCAGTTCTTCAGGGAGTTCTTGCAATTCTTCTTCGATCCATTGGAGGCGTTCCCAGTCATCCTCGCACTGTCGAAGATCTCCTTCCCGTGAAATATCCAACAAATCCATGAACACCTCCCGACTACGAGCCTGCTTTCGCAGGTAATCGTAGGTAACTGTTTTAGCAACGGTCCTGGACCAGGCTAAAACCGCCGACCTATTATTTAGCGGCCTAATCGAACCGAGAACTTTGATCATGGCCGTTTGCAGGATATCAAGTGATGTAGCATCATCCCTTCCAGACCGCTGCTTGATTGTCTGAAGCATCGGTTCAAAGACAAGATCATAAAATATACGGAAGGAACGCTCATCACCTTCGGCCAGTCGCGAGGTGATGAGCGTCCAGTCCAGGTTGTCCTCATTCGTAGAACCAGACGAATGAGGACAACTATGATTCTCTTTTGTGGCAGCTGCTAATTTTGTCAATGCTACTACACCTACCAAGGGCATCTGCACTCTCTACATCTAGCGAGTTTAGACACTGCGAAGAATGCTTCACTCTACCACTAGGCAAGAAGACGACAGATCTCCCCGGGCCAACTTGTCACTCGTATATAGTCTGATGCTCCAGGACAATCCTAGCCTGTCGTCCATCACCCTGTTTCAAGAACTAGGAATCTTCCGAATGGCTTTGTTCAAGCAGATGAACATGCTCCGATTCAACAGACGCCGACATTTGCTTAACGCATTCCTTAGCAAGATTGATATCTGAAGCACTCCCCTCTAAGAAGAGAAGACCAGATCCTTCATGAAACTTGACATTCAGAGGAGTATTGGAATCTCGTAGCTGGATACCCATTTCGATCGATTCCAATAAACTCATCATCGCCGATTCCCCTGCCAAGAGAATTGGTTTTATGTTGACGACCTCTACCGTCTTAGCTGGCGATGATGGAGAGTGAATCGTGATCACATCAGAATCTAACCCGTGTTTAATCTCAACTGGCGTTACTAGCCGGATTAGCTCGAAGGCACCGACATCCGTTGTTCTCAACTGAATTTCAGGCATTTCGACATATTGAGCGTCTTCCGTTAACGCAATGGAATTTATGACTTTGCTTTCTGGGAATCCAATTCGCAAGTATTCAAGATATTTAGCCAGCGTGCCCCCAGTAAATTGAAGTGAAATTGCCTGTTCCTGATCAATTACCTCACCAGTTGCTTGATTATCTTTTTCGCCTTGCGTACCATCCATGCCCCAGACATGACAAGTCGGAGCACACATCAACACTAGTGACAAATAAAACAAGACTCGCATCATACTTCTCCTTTGAAGAAATCAATTTCAGTCGATCAACAATTGACCGATGGACATGTACTTAACGAGCTGTTCGAGCATTTTTCGCGCGAAAAAAGCTCACATTGAAAGAATTGAACCTAAACAATCGCTTAAGTCGTTACCTTTGATGAGCATGAAACACCTGAAGACTTACGCATTACAAACAAAAATTATCACATAGGTATTCTCTAACAGTTTCTCGTGAATGACTCAACACTTGCCGTGACAGACTCAAGCACACACTGCCGCTATACGTCCATATGCCCATCGTTTCCCAAGTATGCTGAAGCGATTACATCTCACACGGATTCTGCCGCGATTCACGATTTCACAGTCACATCGCTGTAAGCTTCAGCGGCCTTATGCGTTCGGCCTCAAGATCAGTAATTACCGACTGACGTCTTTCAGACACGGCAGAAAGTCAATGAAGTGACCATTGTCAAATCCCGATTGTGTACCACTCAATTCCTTTGCCGCTTTCATCCGCAGCTCATTCAGCAACGGTTCATACTCCGGTAGCAACGCCAAATTGCGCAACTCCTCTGGATCTTCTGCCAGGTTGTAGATCTCTTCGAATGCCTCATCGCCAGTGTAGGTTGCATACTTATAGTGGCCACTGCGAATCATCACCCACATGGGCATTTGATCGTTCGTGCTCGCTTCACGGTTTCTTCTCACGACTCCCCTGGGAATATCTTCTGCGAAGTGAGTACGCGTGTTGGTTAACAGCAGAACGTCTCGTTTCAACTCGGCATCTGGG includes:
- a CDS encoding heparin lyase I family protein, whose amino-acid sequence is MLYRVFLALSCLHCLVTAVGAQTVTRNQAAILYSTGFENGTLVEPIPNGDLDYTSFNLYVDNRSIGDAGAPGNENLMTGYKYRILVTDTISRSGQYSVSSYVPRQGSSYRSELAETRDVEVLPIDGLERWIAFSVYVPANWQATTTETLVASWLGNGDIDHQKGPMELITQNGSFHISHSWDDTIPASSAEGYQLQAENRSNAELVPVIPGQWNDFVLHVKWNYNSGGDGFLEIWHNDISVYFYEGPLGYNFSTAPWFVFGCNREPWSHPQFEDEVQLYDQNGEPNGTAIVDPPITELELLFDDYSVGDETALYQDVVPGTPRLPFTTAPRRNKAALKFVQDWEDGTFINYQYPYTNPTNPAYNGDYTHFVLSAWGNDGFGNNLVDSDDPSGAYIYGYNDGVTDFITAPYRQIRRKGNYAMRTYVPRNEAYPSNYRSEVVPKIYYAPKTPEGIERWMGISIYVPEDFPDPAPRINSLNFQWHGGGNGGTNLHSSPSMCIRTDKGQFAIQHTWDDVVPETLEEGIATMRANRSYASMVPMKRGQWHDFVLHWKWNYNQDGDGFLEIWCNDESVYRYDGPLGYNCVREPNMQFGIYKPEWKSSGYLDLYDAYDGSGNYLGREVMDPQMSKLEFYYDELRFGYGDARYQDVVPGTPRLPLEEQTPVN
- a CDS encoding sodium:solute symporter family protein translates to MSPTLFLSVFLLYILGMIGLSVWISRRQNSGEDFLLGNRSIPLILVLGSTVATMVGTGSSIGAVGQGYANGWRGAMFGVGGGLGMLLLGKLFADVRKYNFMTMSEELSFYYGANRWIKGLVAISMLLASIGWLGAHILGGSYYLEYVGKIDPVVAKAILALGFGTYVIIGGYVAVVWTDTIQAIILFIGFIAMVVFAVYQVGGPANVSNLTNGSLDFLRGEQLLPSISLAVAILVGILGTPSYRQRIYSADGPETVRKSFYLSGVLYLMFCFLPALIGICVFQINPNLENNDHAFLHMANDLMPATIGMVVLIAGLSATMSSASSDAIAAVAILFRDVYEMFTGKRPDSRQMVRNSRWGLLGIMIVAFAVTLPAEDIIRYIKDMISFVMSGLVVCTLMGKYWPRATWQGGIAAILGGGGCTVLFKYSDSLGAFWGGPIIPSLICATVAGVAVSLSTPARTVTDAEALEILATERREMEMHDET
- a CDS encoding RidA family protein gives rise to the protein MSITRYGTEKKIGAGGQVLPFARAVEADGWLFVSGQVAMENGEIIEGGIIPQTHKAIENMLAIVSEAGYGKQDIVRCGVWLDDPRDFWSFNKVYAEYFGGTHAPARACVQAMMMVDCKIEIDCICYRRSS
- a CDS encoding N-acyl-D-amino-acid deacylase family protein; the encoded protein is MANATFDLLLTGGMIVDGANSPSFEGDVGILGDRIAAVGDLRNAVAKLVINVAGKVVCPGFIDVHTHDDIVVLVKPDCFPKVSQGVTTVIVGNCGISAAPLQLAKDPPEPLNLLGEKSDFVFESFRQYAEMVEAARPAVNTAALVGHTSLRVKHVGELSRTATTRETASMQKELEKAMAEGSIGLSTGLAYKNAFAATTDEVSQLARVAAKYGGIYATHMRDEFDGILEALEESITIGSEAKLPIVISHLKCAGPKNWGRSGEVLAAIESSHYHDHLYMDCYPYNAGSSNLDLNQVDEQVDILITRSDPHPEQVQKLLAQIAQEWGVSQREAAQRLMPAGAVYFSIDEQDMRAILGHEKVMIGSDGLPCDPHPHPRLFGTFPRVLGKYSREEALFPLRGAIHKMTGLPASIFNLRDRGELKSGYFADIVVFDPIEIRDVATFESPNQKSIGIEYVLVNGVITFRHGHTTGERAGRYIRNSSSTN
- a CDS encoding MurR/RpiR family transcriptional regulator, yielding MESIKRPLDIVSKIKAVQHELRDSERKVAHVILGDLGFAGKASINELAARAGVSEASISRFAKRVGCKNVRELKTALVSSFAIGERFIEGFNDSSDDTAIGQVAHGIFQAVKVVRDQTCAETVKSVAQAIDTCRRLVVFGGGGGGTVASADVEYRLFRLGIDVRVFHDTTMQRMIASTLNENDVVLIVSTTGEIPEINENALVAKQYGATLVSITRGDSSLARESDLHLHVHIDEPEGIFRPTASRYAILAVIDAIALTLANLRTEVSRELIRRIKYNLDDHRGTDKRFPVGD
- a CDS encoding D-TA family PLP-dependent enzyme yields the protein MTDMFSSWTALKGLEEIPSPGLLVDDTIVRANIDRMISIVGGQAHVERLRPHVKTHKMGEVIKIQVELGINKFKAATLAEAEMAAEFGAIDVLVAHQPVGPKIDRLANIRSRYTSTKFSAVVDDIAVVQSLAAHLGSAPEPFPLYIDVDCGMGRTGIPFGAPLQLLREAIESTRGVTFAGLHVYDGHLSYSSLPERKQGWQRIADLIEQHIRTFGDTKVVGGGSPTFAAWASHETWECSPGTTLLWDIGYSQAFEDLPFRIAAALITRVISKPGVNRLCLDLGHKAVAAERPLESRVFFPALPNAKAISQSEEHLLLDVSQSSEIAVGDVLLGFPFHICPTIALHAHAHLVKNSIATQKRWRVTARDR
- a CDS encoding RNA polymerase sigma factor; translation: MPLVGVVALTKLAAATKENHSCPHSSGSTNEDNLDWTLITSRLAEGDERSFRIFYDLVFEPMLQTIKQRSGRDDATSLDILQTAMIKVLGSIRPLNNRSAVLAWSRTVAKTVTYDYLRKQARSREVFMDLLDISREGDLRQCEDDWERLQWIEEELQELPEELRQIVSFRYRMGWSLARIGERLGLATGAVDGRIRRAIKRLRIRANRAFHDNF